A portion of the Eubacterium maltosivorans genome contains these proteins:
- a CDS encoding BCCT family transporter, with product MFKKVRLITVGIPIVLMGAVLILGATDPNFTDTMTAFFLELMHSGGWLVALGILLFLGFLFFLFVHPIGSTKFGGPNAKPKYSTWNWWAISLCAGIGTGIVFWGAVEPLTISFTPPASAGVEPGSYAAIIWSLAKCFQHWAFQPYSIYAVAAICCGYAYWNMGKSYASSAGLVYWKNGKDLSDKANDILDGIVLFAIVGGVAGSLGYGLLQIGAGLDFVFGITPGPMIWTAIAVVIIVSYTISSATGLDKGIQWLSDKNAWIFIALMIFMFFCGPVQYICNLTVESFGYYINNIIALTSYTEPVVTAVADSEMWPQWWDLYWMTDWLSFGPIVGLFLVKMSYGRTIRQFIVVNVVLPSIFGVIWFGIFGGFAINIQLTGVYDLMEFYNASGAEAFMMKLFEFVPGTMIIRVIMLVLVALSFITLADSMTSTISQMSLRQQTSDIKEAPLPIKVFWGVLIGAVSILFVVTGGINGIKIVKTIAGYPMLFVEIAMIIGFLRYFLSGKNKQDEITYAADLDRQIKAAEAEAAEEAEAKKNKKKRFGKASASE from the coding sequence ATGTTTAAGAAAGTCCGACTGATAACTGTAGGTATTCCTATTGTTTTAATGGGCGCTGTTTTGATCCTGGGTGCGACGGATCCGAACTTTACAGACACGATGACTGCATTTTTCTTGGAGCTCATGCACAGCGGTGGCTGGCTGGTAGCTCTTGGTATCCTGTTATTTTTAGGATTCTTGTTTTTCTTGTTTGTGCATCCAATTGGCAGCACGAAGTTTGGGGGACCGAATGCCAAGCCAAAATACAGCACATGGAACTGGTGGGCGATCTCACTTTGTGCCGGTATCGGTACCGGGATCGTATTCTGGGGGGCTGTTGAACCTCTGACCATTTCCTTTACACCGCCGGCATCTGCTGGTGTTGAACCGGGAAGCTATGCAGCCATTATCTGGTCTCTGGCAAAATGTTTCCAGCACTGGGCATTCCAGCCATACTCCATCTATGCAGTAGCAGCCATCTGCTGTGGCTATGCTTACTGGAACATGGGTAAAAGCTATGCCTCCAGCGCAGGTCTTGTTTACTGGAAAAACGGTAAGGACCTGAGTGACAAAGCTAATGATATTTTAGATGGGATCGTATTATTCGCCATCGTCGGTGGTGTTGCCGGCTCTTTGGGATATGGTCTGCTACAGATCGGCGCAGGTCTGGATTTTGTATTCGGCATCACACCTGGTCCAATGATCTGGACTGCCATCGCAGTTGTCATTATTGTTTCTTATACGATTTCAAGCGCCACAGGTCTCGATAAAGGGATCCAGTGGTTGTCTGACAAAAATGCGTGGATTTTTATCGCGCTGATGATTTTCATGTTTTTCTGTGGACCGGTACAGTACATCTGTAATCTTACAGTAGAATCCTTTGGTTACTACATTAACAATATCATCGCGTTAACCTCTTATACAGAACCAGTTGTAACAGCTGTCGCTGATTCTGAAATGTGGCCACAGTGGTGGGATTTATACTGGATGACTGACTGGCTGTCCTTTGGACCGATTGTTGGTTTATTCTTGGTAAAAATGTCTTATGGCCGTACGATCCGTCAGTTTATCGTCGTTAATGTTGTTTTGCCATCTATTTTTGGCGTTATCTGGTTTGGTATTTTTGGCGGATTCGCTATCAATATCCAGTTAACTGGCGTTTATGACTTAATGGAATTCTACAATGCCAGCGGTGCTGAAGCATTCATGATGAAATTATTCGAATTTGTTCCAGGTACAATGATCATACGTGTGATCATGCTTGTTCTGGTGGCCCTGTCGTTTATAACGCTGGCCGACTCCATGACATCGACCATTTCGCAGATGTCCTTGAGACAGCAGACCTCTGATATTAAAGAAGCGCCGCTTCCGATCAAGGTTTTCTGGGGTGTCTTAATCGGTGCAGTATCCATTCTGTTCGTCGTTACCGGCGGCATCAATGGCATAAAAATTGTTAAGACCATTGCGGGCTATCCGATGCTCTTTGTGGAAATAGCCATGATCATCGGTTTCCTGAGGTATTTCCTGTCTGGTAAAAACAAACAAGATGAAATTACCTACGCGGCCGATCTTGACCGTCAGATTAAAGCAGCTGAGGCGGAAGCCGCAGAAGAGGCAGAGGCCAAAAAGAATAAGAAAAAAAGATTTGGCAAAGCATCTGCTTCAGAATAA
- a CDS encoding sigma-54 interaction domain-containing protein, which translates to MKKNKKFFLDPETIKVFELVEDIAINIIDDGGRFVCFSQGSELLDGMKREDVIGKHVLEVYQFYDGEVSPALRVLKNGEPLKDFNIRYMNAKGMTVDAISCVYPIFDKAGREIIGSMCIYRDKSDYIYLSKKIEQLEAKLKKQEKNNNGTRYQISDISGVSESIRDCTQQAELAAKISAPVLIYGETGTGKEVFAQSIHNASSRSNAPFVAINCSAIPETLLESTLFGTVKGAYTGAGDTKGLFEAAENGTVFLDEINSMDLMLQSKILRILETGTYRRVGSTKELTTNAQIISAMNEHPHAAIERGRIRSDLYYRLATLTIALPPLRERREDIIPLALSFLSTESASMGKKLYDFSEETRTLLYNYDWPGNVRELKHIIVRAILLAPYNSNIITSEQLPAELKKSTTGRTLLDNETWSAKSHASLKNLTDDFERKVILQVLNTYNYNITKSAEALGMVRQSLQYKMRTLGIQNNRYHHADPKS; encoded by the coding sequence ATGAAAAAAAACAAAAAATTTTTTCTCGACCCGGAAACCATTAAGGTTTTTGAGTTGGTAGAAGATATTGCCATCAATATTATTGATGACGGCGGCCGCTTTGTCTGTTTTTCCCAGGGCAGCGAGCTGTTGGATGGCATGAAGCGGGAGGATGTTATCGGGAAGCATGTGCTGGAGGTCTACCAGTTTTATGATGGTGAGGTTTCTCCCGCATTGAGAGTGTTAAAAAATGGCGAACCCTTAAAAGACTTTAACATCCGTTATATGAATGCCAAGGGGATGACTGTCGATGCGATCAGCTGTGTTTACCCTATCTTCGATAAGGCCGGAAGGGAGATTATCGGCTCCATGTGCATTTACAGAGATAAATCCGATTATATCTACCTCTCCAAAAAAATTGAACAACTTGAGGCAAAACTCAAAAAGCAGGAGAAAAACAACAACGGCACCCGTTACCAGATCTCGGATATTTCCGGTGTATCGGAAAGCATCCGCGACTGCACACAGCAAGCCGAGCTGGCTGCCAAGATTTCAGCGCCAGTGCTGATTTATGGCGAAACGGGCACTGGAAAAGAGGTTTTTGCCCAGAGCATCCACAATGCCAGCAGCAGGAGCAACGCCCCTTTTGTGGCTATCAACTGTTCTGCCATCCCTGAGACGCTGCTTGAAAGCACACTCTTTGGTACCGTGAAGGGCGCTTACACGGGCGCCGGCGACACTAAGGGTCTTTTTGAAGCAGCGGAGAACGGAACTGTTTTTCTGGATGAGATTAATTCCATGGACTTAATGCTTCAGTCCAAAATTTTACGCATTCTGGAAACCGGCACCTACAGGCGCGTTGGAAGCACAAAGGAGCTCACCACCAACGCGCAGATCATCAGCGCTATGAACGAGCACCCGCATGCTGCCATTGAAAGGGGACGCATCCGCTCTGACCTGTACTACCGGCTGGCGACCCTCACCATTGCCCTGCCCCCGCTCAGAGAACGGCGCGAGGATATCATTCCGCTGGCGCTCTCTTTTCTGAGTACTGAGTCTGCCTCTATGGGAAAAAAGCTCTATGATTTTTCAGAAGAAACCAGAACACTACTCTATAATTACGACTGGCCCGGCAATGTCCGGGAGCTCAAGCACATTATTGTCCGCGCCATTCTGCTGGCTCCTTACAACAGCAATATTATCACATCTGAGCAGCTGCCGGCAGAGTTGAAGAAAAGCACCACCGGGCGCACGCTTTTGGACAATGAAACATGGTCTGCCAAAAGCCACGCTTCGCTCAAAAACCTGACGGATGATTTTGAACGGAAGGTGATCCTGCAGGTTTTAAATACCTACAATTATAATATCACCAAAAGTGCCGAGGCACTTGGCATGGTACGGCAAAGCCTTCAATACAAAATGCGGACCCTTGGCATCCAGAACAACCGCTATCACCACGCCGATCCTAAATCATAA
- a CDS encoding BCCT family transporter, producing the protein MNEKKKVSWLKQIDWWVALPALSILAALMAWALIDPTGMGDAINVIFNFLTDGFGWVYLMLGLLFLGFCLWLAFGPYRNVKIGKDDEKPQHSFFSWFAMIIACGYGVGLVFWGAAEPLSFLQTPPMGMEPYTAESAVRALAQAFFHWGWVPWAIYMVVGVTMGYFMFRKGMPPFFSRVLEPIFGDKVKSKGFRILDGFLVYGVVGGVTTATGLGILQLASGLFSLFGIPENNLTYIIIAVAWAALFTTSAVSGIDKGIKILSNLNIPLCIIVCVVVFIVGPTAFILNTMSSSLGDMLGNFFPMALWTDSIDKTGFAQGWTIFYWAWWIASAPSTGLFVADISRGRTLKEIVLVHLGAAPIATWLWFATFGGTAIFQEMFQNLGLVASMNDMGTQSVVFTMLSHLPLGQILAVLFLILIFLFLATTVDSFSYVCAQVSTKEDQNPTMPSKPLRAVWAISIAALAITMILVGKGQIQSLQLSSVVASIVIMFVMVLMIISMVKSLKQEEMEGTIDLQKINSRRYIMEEKASTLEAKKAKRAAKKEKAENI; encoded by the coding sequence ATGAACGAAAAGAAAAAAGTGAGTTGGCTGAAGCAGATTGACTGGTGGGTCGCCCTTCCAGCACTTTCCATTCTGGCAGCTCTGATGGCTTGGGCATTGATTGATCCAACAGGAATGGGCGATGCGATTAATGTTATTTTTAATTTCTTAACAGACGGTTTTGGCTGGGTTTACCTGATGCTGGGACTGCTGTTCCTGGGCTTCTGCCTCTGGCTGGCCTTTGGACCTTACCGGAATGTAAAGATTGGGAAAGATGATGAAAAACCACAGCATTCTTTCTTCTCATGGTTTGCCATGATCATTGCCTGCGGCTACGGCGTCGGCCTGGTCTTCTGGGGAGCCGCAGAACCGTTGAGCTTCTTGCAGACACCGCCGATGGGTATGGAGCCTTACACAGCAGAATCCGCTGTAAGAGCGCTGGCACAGGCGTTTTTCCACTGGGGCTGGGTTCCATGGGCCATTTACATGGTTGTTGGGGTTACCATGGGCTACTTTATGTTTAGAAAAGGAATGCCGCCGTTTTTCAGCCGTGTGCTGGAACCCATCTTTGGTGATAAGGTTAAATCAAAAGGATTCCGTATTCTTGACGGTTTTCTGGTGTACGGGGTTGTCGGTGGTGTCACCACAGCCACAGGGCTTGGTATCCTTCAGCTGGCGTCGGGGCTGTTCTCGCTTTTCGGGATTCCGGAAAACAATCTGACCTATATTATCATCGCCGTTGCATGGGCCGCGCTGTTTACCACAAGCGCTGTCAGCGGGATTGACAAGGGAATCAAGATTCTCAGTAATCTGAATATTCCGCTCTGCATTATCGTTTGTGTAGTCGTCTTTATTGTTGGTCCGACTGCTTTTATTTTAAATACCATGAGCAGCTCGCTGGGTGATATGCTTGGAAACTTCTTCCCGATGGCTTTATGGACTGACAGCATTGATAAGACTGGCTTTGCTCAGGGCTGGACTATTTTCTACTGGGCGTGGTGGATCGCTTCCGCACCGTCAACCGGCCTCTTTGTAGCGGACATCTCACGCGGGCGCACATTAAAGGAAATCGTGCTGGTTCATCTGGGCGCTGCCCCAATCGCTACCTGGCTGTGGTTTGCAACCTTTGGCGGAACAGCCATCTTCCAGGAAATGTTCCAGAACTTAGGTCTGGTTGCCTCCATGAATGACATGGGCACACAGTCTGTTGTATTTACCATGCTGTCGCATCTGCCGCTTGGCCAGATTTTGGCAGTGCTGTTCCTGATTTTAATCTTCCTGTTCCTGGCAACAACCGTAGACTCTTTCTCATATGTCTGCGCTCAGGTATCAACCAAGGAAGACCAGAATCCAACCATGCCTTCTAAACCGTTAAGAGCTGTCTGGGCGATCTCGATCGCTGCGCTGGCGATCACCATGATTCTTGTCGGAAAAGGACAGATTCAGAGCCTGCAGCTGTCCTCGGTTGTCGCCTCTATTGTCATCATGTTTGTCATGGTTCTGATGATTATTTCAATGGTTAAGTCGCTGAAGCAGGAAGAAATGGAAGGAACCATCGATTTACAAAAGATTAACAGCAGAAGATACATTATGGAAGAAAAAGCAAGCACGCTGGAAGCTAAAAAAGCAAAGCGTGCCGCTAAGAAAGAAAAAGCAGAAAATATTTGA
- a CDS encoding trimethylamine methyltransferase family protein: protein MRLRFNFAEKEELDKIHEATLEVLKNVGVNFHEEEALQIFKEHGARVSGNTVFIEADMVEKALSSAPSQFEWRGREKSVVIGDGGSVSVPCYGPIYRLKNGKIEDIVPQDLVDVTKLHESSAVLDAGNPNVMEPVAVPREIRRGYQMATALKYHTKPVMGMVDGKEAAEMSIRMAQDFYDIHDQTPVVAGLINVMSPLGISTAMCEALIVYARAGQPVVVAEGGFPGVTLPPSIAGTLVSNNAGILAGITLAQLVNPGTPVVYGLPAVSGDLKVISMAIGGAETPLFVYYAKEIANYYHLPVRAGGGLTDAKAVDYQAGKETALNLFATYGAGIDFIIHACGILDTYNTISFEKLVLDEETALSVKRQFKGFAVDDKHMMVEEIAKAGPGGSYINKRTPKIYREEFMLPKLANRETTQNWLKDGAKSVESLAADMVEERIGNYKLPELADFQKKLLEKYIPQEWNAD from the coding sequence ATGAGATTAAGATTCAATTTTGCAGAAAAAGAAGAGCTCGACAAAATTCATGAGGCGACGCTGGAGGTTTTAAAAAACGTCGGTGTGAATTTTCATGAAGAAGAGGCCCTTCAGATTTTTAAAGAACATGGGGCCAGAGTCAGCGGCAACACGGTTTTTATAGAAGCCGATATGGTTGAAAAAGCCTTGTCAAGCGCGCCATCCCAGTTCGAATGGAGAGGACGTGAGAAAAGCGTTGTTATTGGCGATGGGGGCAGCGTGTCTGTTCCATGCTATGGCCCGATCTACCGCCTGAAAAATGGAAAAATTGAGGACATAGTCCCCCAGGATTTGGTGGATGTAACCAAGCTGCACGAGAGCAGCGCAGTGCTTGACGCCGGGAACCCCAATGTCATGGAGCCGGTTGCCGTACCAAGGGAAATCCGGCGCGGCTATCAGATGGCGACCGCCCTTAAATATCATACCAAGCCGGTCATGGGCATGGTTGATGGAAAAGAAGCAGCTGAGATGAGTATCCGGATGGCTCAGGATTTTTATGATATCCATGACCAGACGCCAGTGGTTGCAGGCCTGATCAATGTAATGTCGCCCTTAGGGATCAGCACCGCCATGTGTGAGGCGTTAATTGTCTATGCGAGAGCCGGACAGCCTGTGGTGGTTGCGGAAGGCGGCTTCCCGGGTGTTACCCTGCCGCCGAGTATAGCAGGAACGCTGGTATCCAACAATGCCGGTATACTGGCAGGCATTACCCTGGCACAGCTCGTGAATCCAGGAACGCCGGTTGTCTACGGTCTCCCTGCCGTAAGCGGCGATTTGAAGGTAATCTCCATGGCAATCGGGGGCGCCGAGACGCCGTTGTTTGTATACTATGCCAAGGAAATCGCCAATTACTATCATCTGCCGGTACGGGCAGGCGGCGGGCTCACAGACGCCAAGGCTGTCGATTACCAGGCTGGTAAGGAAACCGCATTAAATCTCTTTGCAACCTATGGCGCAGGCATCGATTTTATCATTCACGCCTGCGGTATCCTGGATACCTACAATACCATCAGCTTTGAAAAACTGGTATTGGATGAAGAAACCGCGTTGAGTGTTAAGCGCCAGTTTAAAGGTTTTGCAGTGGATGACAAGCATATGATGGTTGAAGAGATTGCCAAGGCCGGCCCAGGCGGAAGCTACATTAACAAACGGACACCAAAGATTTATCGAGAAGAATTTATGCTTCCTAAACTGGCGAACCGCGAAACGACACAAAACTGGCTGAAAGACGGCGCGAAAAGTGTAGAGTCTCTGGCAGCTGATATGGTAGAAGAACGAATCGGTAATTATAAACTCCCTGAATTAGCCGATTTCCAGAAAAAATTATTAGAAAAATACATTCCACAGGAGTGGAATGCCGACTAA
- a CDS encoding 4Fe-4S binding protein produces MKKLKVTDQSLCMNCLACEWACSTAFYKDRAYGHDLSCIKVDVKDNGDLKTKVCVQCGKCAKNCEAGAISQNPKGVYMINKKLCTNCGKCVEVCPFGLIVKAEDKDSPSKCIACGICAKACPMDILEIVES; encoded by the coding sequence ATGAAAAAACTTAAAGTAACCGATCAGTCACTCTGTATGAATTGTCTTGCCTGTGAATGGGCTTGTTCAACTGCTTTCTATAAAGACAGAGCTTATGGTCATGATTTATCCTGTATTAAAGTTGACGTAAAAGACAACGGCGACTTGAAAACCAAGGTCTGTGTGCAGTGCGGCAAATGCGCTAAAAACTGCGAAGCCGGCGCAATCTCCCAGAATCCTAAGGGCGTTTACATGATCAACAAAAAGCTTTGTACAAACTGCGGTAAATGCGTTGAAGTTTGTCCATTCGGCCTGATTGTCAAAGCAGAAGACAAGGACAGCCCATCCAAATGTATCGCCTGTGGTATCTGTGCAAAAGCATGCCCAATGGACATCCTTGAAATTGTCGAAAGCTAA
- a CDS encoding NAD/NADP octopine/nopaline dehydrogenase family protein, which translates to MADMSYLKDKPIAVLGAGGVGKAIAGDCALGGAKVRICDMEPFAQKTLMNVDKVGIKFYGEQCNLYGFEREGFAKMDKVTTDVAEAVKGAGIIVVATPTFGHKPFFEKLIPCLEDGQVIHIFPDNYGSLILRKMMREAGCTAKVIIGGWSSSTYGSRVDMPGGVITHKIRVYYRAITLRGAAMPATDTEAFIESSKYLPSMDAVTNGDGAVAGDTVLDTGFSNVNPVLHCPGAILGVSTMENFGTIFGEDKYKFSIYSHAYCPSISQVQYTFYEEECSLAEKLGVGIQPYEKEHFFSRENVLGQEYMGLDYLIPFDKQDPIQYGTGPFDMNNRYITEDIPVGCYVYQQLGDVLGVETPVVDSMINLANAIHGRDLTENGYTLEYLGIDGMSVEELNTYLRTGEK; encoded by the coding sequence ATGGCAGATATGAGTTATTTAAAAGACAAACCAATCGCGGTATTGGGCGCAGGCGGTGTTGGTAAAGCAATCGCAGGGGACTGTGCTTTAGGCGGCGCAAAAGTAAGAATTTGCGACATGGAACCCTTCGCACAGAAAACATTAATGAATGTTGACAAAGTCGGGATCAAATTCTACGGCGAACAGTGTAACCTGTACGGCTTCGAACGTGAAGGCTTTGCTAAAATGGACAAGGTTACAACCGATGTAGCAGAAGCTGTTAAGGGCGCAGGTATCATCGTTGTGGCAACACCGACCTTTGGTCACAAACCTTTCTTTGAAAAATTAATCCCATGTCTGGAAGACGGACAGGTTATCCACATCTTCCCAGATAACTATGGTTCTTTAATCTTACGCAAAATGATGCGTGAAGCTGGCTGCACCGCAAAAGTTATCATCGGCGGCTGGTCTTCTTCTACATACGGCAGCCGTGTTGATATGCCGGGTGGTGTTATCACTCACAAGATCAGAGTATACTACCGTGCAATCACCCTGCGTGGCGCTGCAATGCCAGCGACCGATACAGAAGCTTTCATCGAAAGCTCCAAGTATTTACCATCTATGGACGCTGTAACCAATGGCGACGGCGCAGTAGCAGGCGACACAGTATTAGATACTGGTTTCTCAAATGTTAACCCTGTACTTCACTGCCCAGGCGCAATCCTTGGCGTATCCACAATGGAAAACTTCGGAACCATCTTTGGTGAAGACAAATATAAATTCTCAATCTACTCTCACGCATACTGCCCATCCATTTCTCAGGTACAGTACACCTTCTATGAAGAAGAATGCAGCTTAGCTGAAAAACTGGGCGTTGGCATCCAGCCATACGAAAAAGAACACTTCTTCTCACGTGAAAATGTTCTTGGCCAGGAATACATGGGACTGGATTACTTAATTCCATTCGACAAACAGGATCCAATCCAGTACGGTACCGGCCCCTTCGACATGAACAACCGTTACATCACTGAAGATATCCCGGTTGGCTGCTATGTATACCAGCAGTTAGGCGATGTTTTAGGCGTAGAAACACCTGTTGTTGACTCTATGATCAACCTGGCTAACGCAATCCACGGCAGAGACCTGACAGAAAACGGCTATACTTTAGAATACCTGGGTATTGACGGCATGTCGGTTGAAGAATTAAACACCTACTTAAGAACAGGCGAAAAATAA
- the panB gene encoding 3-methyl-2-oxobutanoate hydroxymethyltransferase: MKRSIIDFRRMAAEGEKIVYLTGYDYLTAKYEERAGVDMILVGDSLGMVTLGHETTYPVTMDDMIAHCSAVRRGAPNTFIVGDMPYMSYQISDEEAVFNAGRFTKESLVDAIKLEGGTDSVCERIKAIADVGILVMGHIGLTPQFAAQMGGYKAQGKSADAAIELVKQAMKIEEAGAAFILVEGVPAVVGKAITEKLSIPVLGIGAGSYTDGQLLIYADMVGYYDDFTPKFVKKYADVGGELLKGFTAYCEEVRSGAFPDDSKHAYVIADEEAAELEKLLKEI, translated from the coding sequence GTGAAAAGAAGTATTATCGATTTTAGAAGAATGGCCGCTGAAGGCGAAAAAATCGTTTATCTGACAGGCTATGATTATCTGACCGCTAAATATGAAGAACGCGCAGGCGTTGACATGATTTTGGTAGGAGACTCCCTGGGGATGGTTACCCTGGGCCACGAAACCACCTACCCCGTAACCATGGATGACATGATCGCACACTGCTCAGCTGTAAGACGCGGTGCGCCGAATACCTTTATTGTTGGGGATATGCCTTACATGTCCTACCAGATTTCAGATGAAGAAGCTGTTTTCAATGCCGGCCGCTTCACCAAGGAATCACTGGTCGACGCCATCAAATTAGAAGGCGGCACCGACTCCGTCTGTGAAAGAATCAAAGCGATTGCCGACGTGGGTATTTTAGTCATGGGCCACATTGGTCTGACCCCTCAGTTCGCAGCTCAGATGGGCGGCTACAAAGCCCAGGGCAAGAGCGCAGACGCAGCCATCGAACTGGTAAAACAGGCAATGAAGATCGAAGAAGCAGGCGCAGCCTTTATCTTAGTCGAAGGTGTTCCGGCAGTTGTTGGGAAAGCCATCACCGAAAAACTAAGCATTCCAGTCCTGGGCATCGGCGCAGGTTCCTACACAGACGGCCAGCTGTTGATTTACGCAGACATGGTAGGCTACTATGATGACTTTACACCAAAATTCGTTAAGAAATACGCCGATGTAGGCGGCGAATTGTTAAAAGGCTTTACAGCATACTGCGAAGAAGTCAGAAGCGGCGCATTCCCGGACGACTCCAAACACGCCTATGTGATCGCAGATGAAGAAGCAGCTGAGCTCGAAAAATTATTAAAAGAAATCTAA
- a CDS encoding cobalamin B12-binding domain-containing protein yields MSTLANLGELVVAGNESGVVEAVNAMVADKADPVAIINEGLLSGMNVVGEKFKNGEMFVPEVLMAARAMNAGMAIVKPLIADTDLPTLGTIVIGTVKGDLHDIGKNLVVMMLESAGFKIVDLGVDAKPDDFIAAAKENNADIVAMSAMLTTTMTVMEEIINGCKDAGVDACYLVGGAPLTPVFSEKIGATYAAEASQAVETAKQMVTA; encoded by the coding sequence ATGAGTACTTTAGCAAATCTTGGGGAACTGGTTGTAGCCGGTAACGAAAGCGGCGTTGTAGAAGCAGTCAACGCCATGGTTGCTGACAAAGCAGATCCAGTTGCGATTATCAACGAAGGATTATTAAGCGGCATGAACGTTGTCGGCGAAAAATTCAAAAACGGCGAAATGTTTGTCCCAGAAGTATTAATGGCAGCACGCGCCATGAACGCTGGTATGGCCATTGTTAAACCACTGATCGCAGATACCGATCTTCCGACACTTGGAACCATTGTTATCGGAACCGTTAAGGGCGACCTCCATGACATTGGCAAAAACCTGGTTGTTATGATGTTAGAAAGCGCTGGCTTCAAAATCGTCGACCTTGGCGTCGATGCCAAACCAGACGATTTCATCGCTGCTGCAAAAGAAAACAACGCAGATATCGTCGCAATGTCCGCCATGTTAACCACCACCATGACCGTTATGGAAGAAATCATCAACGGCTGCAAGGATGCCGGCGTTGATGCCTGCTACCTGGTAGGCGGCGCTCCGTTAACCCCTGTATTCAGCGAAAAAATCGGTGCAACCTATGCTGCCGAAGCTTCCCAGGCTGTAGAAACCGCTAAACAGATGGTTACCGCTTAA
- a CDS encoding aconitase X gives MVKLTEYEQEMLSGVHGALKQQAMKKVVEYAGVLGAEELCEVTMAHVFCGAHEYLNAAGSDDIEETVAQMQFCTDEKMPKDDYVCYCQSDCGPMDSTRYAEMGVSGAEGKKNQEYLDYYRDRGVNMVGTCVPYMCGFIPLRGEHYVSSESHAVTLMNSLWSACGNSDGLEAGFWAAACGRTPKWGNHIMENRKGTHLFNVKCRIKSSMDWDLLGYSIGRKLPTHAVPVVNGLQDRPNIFNIKYFFAAMATTAGPEMCHLVGISPEAVTLDMALGENEPQAVIEITSEDLKESWAILNGYKTGKQPIDYISLGCPHYSIEELRKIAGLLENRKIADNTVLHVWTAPPIKETADRCGYTKIIEESGAIMLTSSCPLTSGKMPEGARNIGFDSAKQAHYIAPGTEADVFYGSLEDCLESAVSGYWEVREWEEK, from the coding sequence ATGGTCAAGCTGACCGAATATGAACAGGAAATGCTCTCGGGTGTCCACGGAGCGCTCAAGCAGCAGGCGATGAAAAAGGTCGTGGAATACGCAGGGGTACTGGGCGCGGAGGAACTGTGCGAAGTGACAATGGCCCATGTTTTCTGCGGCGCGCACGAGTATTTAAACGCTGCTGGAAGTGACGATATTGAAGAAACCGTCGCCCAGATGCAGTTTTGTACGGATGAGAAGATGCCAAAGGATGATTATGTGTGTTACTGCCAGTCCGACTGTGGACCAATGGACAGCACTCGTTATGCCGAAATGGGCGTGAGCGGTGCGGAAGGAAAAAAGAACCAGGAATATTTGGACTATTATAGAGACCGCGGCGTTAACATGGTTGGGACGTGTGTCCCGTATATGTGCGGTTTTATCCCGCTTCGGGGAGAGCACTATGTCAGCAGTGAATCCCACGCGGTAACGCTGATGAATTCATTGTGGAGCGCCTGCGGCAATTCTGACGGCCTCGAGGCAGGATTTTGGGCGGCGGCCTGTGGGCGTACGCCAAAATGGGGAAACCATATAATGGAAAACCGCAAAGGCACCCATCTTTTTAATGTGAAATGCCGGATAAAATCAAGCATGGATTGGGACCTTTTGGGCTATTCCATTGGCAGAAAGCTTCCGACACACGCGGTTCCTGTCGTTAACGGACTTCAGGACCGTCCGAATATTTTTAACATAAAATACTTTTTTGCGGCTATGGCGACCACAGCAGGCCCTGAAATGTGTCATCTTGTGGGAATTTCACCGGAAGCCGTAACGCTGGACATGGCTTTGGGCGAGAATGAACCGCAGGCAGTGATCGAAATTACCAGCGAAGATTTGAAAGAATCCTGGGCGATTTTGAATGGGTATAAAACAGGAAAGCAACCCATTGACTATATCAGTCTGGGATGCCCGCACTACAGCATCGAGGAGCTTCGCAAGATCGCAGGACTTTTAGAAAATCGGAAAATTGCGGACAATACCGTTCTGCATGTCTGGACGGCCCCGCCGATTAAGGAGACAGCTGACCGGTGCGGCTACACAAAAATCATTGAAGAATCCGGCGCCATTATGCTGACCAGCAGCTGTCCGCTGACCAGTGGAAAAATGCCTGAAGGAGCCAGAAATATCGGGTTTGACTCGGCTAAACAGGCGCACTATATTGCGCCGGGCACCGAAGCGGATGTCTTTTACGGAAGTCTTGAGGACTGTCTTGAGAGTGCAGTCAGCGGATACTGGGAGGTCAGGGAATGGGAAGAAAAATAA